One part of the Streptomyces sp. AM 2-1-1 genome encodes these proteins:
- a CDS encoding mycoredoxin → MPGTVTMYSTTWCGYCRRLKGQMDREGIGYTEINIEHDPESAAFVEKANGGNQTVPTVRILPEGGPEVVMTNPSLAQVKQALGA, encoded by the coding sequence ATGCCGGGCACTGTGACGATGTACAGCACCACGTGGTGCGGCTACTGCCGCCGACTCAAGGGCCAGATGGACCGCGAGGGCATCGGGTACACCGAGATCAACATCGAGCACGACCCGGAGTCGGCCGCGTTCGTCGAGAAGGCGAACGGCGGGAACCAGACGGTTCCCACGGTCCGGATCCTGCCGGAGGGCGGCCCCGAGGTCGTCATGACCAACCCCAGCCTGGCTCAGGTGAAGCAGGCGCTCGGCGCCTGA
- a CDS encoding ATP-dependent DNA helicase — protein sequence MPPRLTHPDQLKELLGIPFTPEQTACITAPPAPQVIVAGAGSGKTTVMAARVVWLVGTGQVAPEQVLGLTFTNKAAGELAERVRKALVAAGVTDPDVIDPDNPPGEPSISTYHAFAGRLLTDHGLRIGLEPTTRLLADATRYQLAARVLRDAPGPYPELTHSFPTLVGDLLALDAELAEHLVEPGALASYDTELLRTLEGVKLSNEQLRKLPETARARRELLTLTERYRDAKRGRDLVDFGDQIALSARLALTRPEVGALLREEFRVVLLDEYQDTSVAQRLLLSALFGHGPTGGTGHAVTAVGDPCQAIYGWRGASVANLDDFPLHFPHADGTPATRQSLSENRRSGGRLLQLANGLAAPLRARHEGVEALRPAPGAEHDGVVRCALLRTHSEEIDWLADSLAHLVRTGTEPAGIAVLCRTASDFPQIHAALVARDIPVEVVGLSGLLHLPEVADLVAVCEVLQDPGANASLVRLLIGPRWRIGPRDLALLGRRARLLVHRAPSGDGDGDGDLRLAEAVEGTDPAEVVSLADALDTFLDHGGDEDDGLPFSAEARVRFARLAAELRDLRRSLADPLMDVLHRVLATTGLEVELSASPHALAARRRETLANFLDVAARFASLDGEATLLAFLGFLRTAAQYEKGLDNALPGGENTVKVLTAHKSKGLEWDVVAVPGLVTGQFPSSRARDSWTSRAKVLPHALRGDAATLPALEGYDAKALKAYQQEMKEHQYTEELRLGYVTFTRPRSLLLGSGHWWGPSQKKTRGPSVFLDALYEHCAAGHGEIEVWAEEPEADEENPALAAEKEADLAWPLPLDATATARRRAARDTVLAHLDAWAGTEALPYAGPDPAPAGGDGGDAYGPSAGDPFEEPDWDDWDTLATDRPEETPPAPAEAAPGPVADDAARGDADAPAALHPYVPAARHPVELTPEESRTLASWDRDLDALAGELRRARATVRDVVVPASLSATQLLRLAEDPDAFARELARPMPRPPQPAARRGTRFHAWVESRYEELPLPMLGPDELPGRGDGYHEIDIADERELAELKEAFERTEYARRTPYRVETPFQISLAGRVVRGRIDAVYRAEDGTDEIVDWKTSRHRTADPLQLAVYRLAWAELHDVPLESVTATFLYVRTGETVRPRSLPGRPELERLLLDDPPSRAR from the coding sequence GTGCCCCCACGCCTCACCCATCCCGACCAGCTCAAGGAGCTGCTCGGTATCCCCTTCACCCCGGAGCAGACGGCCTGCATCACCGCGCCGCCCGCCCCGCAGGTGATCGTGGCCGGAGCCGGCTCCGGCAAGACGACCGTGATGGCCGCCCGGGTGGTGTGGCTCGTCGGCACCGGCCAGGTCGCCCCCGAACAGGTCCTCGGTCTCACGTTCACCAACAAGGCCGCGGGCGAACTCGCCGAACGCGTCCGCAAGGCCCTGGTCGCCGCCGGGGTCACCGACCCCGACGTCATCGACCCGGACAACCCGCCCGGCGAGCCGAGCATCTCCACCTACCACGCCTTCGCCGGCCGGCTGCTCACCGACCACGGGCTGCGCATCGGGCTCGAACCCACCACCCGGCTGCTCGCCGACGCCACCCGCTACCAGCTCGCCGCCCGTGTGCTGCGTGACGCCCCGGGGCCTTACCCGGAGCTCACCCACTCCTTCCCCACCCTGGTAGGCGACCTCCTCGCGCTCGACGCGGAGCTCGCCGAGCACCTCGTCGAGCCCGGCGCCCTCGCCTCGTACGACACGGAGCTCCTCCGTACGCTCGAGGGCGTCAAGCTCTCCAACGAGCAGCTCCGCAAACTCCCCGAGACCGCCCGGGCCCGGCGCGAACTGCTGACCCTCACCGAACGGTACCGGGACGCCAAGCGCGGCCGGGACCTCGTCGACTTCGGCGACCAGATCGCCCTCTCCGCCCGGCTCGCCCTCACCCGTCCCGAGGTCGGCGCCCTGCTGCGCGAGGAGTTCCGGGTGGTGCTGCTGGACGAGTACCAGGACACCTCCGTCGCCCAGCGGCTGCTCCTCTCCGCCCTCTTCGGCCACGGCCCCACCGGTGGTACCGGCCACGCCGTCACCGCCGTCGGCGACCCCTGCCAGGCGATCTACGGCTGGCGCGGCGCCTCCGTCGCCAACCTGGACGACTTCCCCCTGCACTTCCCGCACGCCGACGGCACCCCCGCCACCCGCCAGAGCCTCAGTGAGAACCGGCGCAGTGGCGGCCGTCTCCTCCAGCTCGCCAACGGCCTCGCCGCGCCGCTGCGCGCCCGGCACGAGGGCGTCGAGGCGCTGCGCCCCGCCCCCGGCGCCGAACACGACGGCGTGGTCCGCTGCGCGCTGCTGCGTACCCACTCCGAGGAGATCGACTGGCTCGCCGACTCCCTCGCCCACCTGGTACGGACCGGCACCGAGCCCGCGGGGATCGCCGTGCTCTGCCGCACCGCCTCCGACTTCCCGCAGATCCACGCCGCGCTGGTGGCCCGCGACATCCCCGTCGAGGTCGTCGGCCTCTCCGGGCTGCTCCACCTCCCCGAGGTCGCCGACCTGGTCGCCGTCTGCGAGGTCCTCCAGGACCCGGGGGCCAACGCCTCTCTCGTCCGGCTGCTCATCGGCCCCCGCTGGCGGATCGGCCCCCGCGACCTCGCGCTCCTCGGCCGCCGGGCCCGCCTCCTCGTGCACCGCGCCCCGTCGGGCGACGGAGACGGGGACGGAGACCTGCGGCTCGCCGAAGCGGTCGAGGGCACCGACCCGGCCGAGGTCGTCTCGCTCGCCGACGCCCTGGACACCTTCCTCGACCACGGCGGTGACGAGGACGACGGGCTCCCCTTCTCCGCCGAGGCCCGGGTGCGGTTCGCCCGGCTCGCCGCCGAGCTGCGCGACCTGCGCCGCTCGCTCGCCGACCCACTGATGGACGTCCTGCACCGGGTCCTCGCCACCACCGGCCTCGAGGTCGAACTCTCCGCCTCCCCGCACGCCCTCGCCGCCCGCCGCCGCGAGACCCTCGCCAACTTCCTCGACGTCGCGGCCCGCTTCGCCTCCCTCGACGGCGAGGCGACCCTCCTCGCCTTCCTCGGCTTCCTGCGCACCGCCGCCCAGTACGAGAAGGGGCTCGACAACGCCCTGCCCGGGGGCGAGAACACCGTCAAGGTCCTCACCGCCCACAAGTCCAAGGGCCTGGAGTGGGACGTCGTCGCCGTGCCGGGCCTCGTCACCGGCCAGTTCCCCAGCAGCCGCGCCCGCGACTCCTGGACCTCCCGTGCCAAGGTGCTCCCGCACGCCCTGCGCGGCGACGCGGCCACCCTCCCGGCGCTGGAGGGCTACGACGCCAAGGCGCTCAAGGCGTACCAGCAGGAGATGAAGGAGCACCAGTACACCGAGGAGCTGCGCCTCGGCTACGTCACCTTCACCCGCCCCCGCTCCCTGCTGCTCGGCTCCGGCCACTGGTGGGGCCCCTCGCAGAAGAAGACCCGCGGCCCGTCGGTCTTCCTCGACGCGCTGTACGAGCACTGCGCCGCCGGACACGGCGAGATCGAGGTCTGGGCCGAGGAGCCGGAGGCAGACGAGGAGAACCCGGCGCTCGCCGCCGAGAAGGAAGCCGACCTCGCCTGGCCGCTCCCGCTGGACGCCACCGCGACCGCCCGCCGCCGCGCCGCCCGGGACACGGTGCTCGCGCACCTGGACGCCTGGGCGGGTACGGAAGCGCTCCCGTACGCGGGGCCGGACCCCGCTCCCGCCGGAGGCGACGGGGGGGATGCGTACGGCCCGTCGGCCGGGGACCCGTTCGAGGAGCCGGACTGGGACGACTGGGACACCCTCGCCACCGACCGTCCCGAGGAGACCCCGCCGGCCCCCGCCGAAGCCGCTCCCGGACCCGTCGCCGACGACGCCGCCCGGGGCGACGCGGACGCTCCCGCCGCCCTCCACCCGTACGTTCCCGCCGCCCGGCACCCCGTCGAGCTGACCCCCGAGGAGAGCCGCACCCTCGCCTCCTGGGACCGCGACCTCGACGCCCTCGCCGGGGAGCTGCGCCGCGCCCGCGCCACCGTGCGGGACGTCGTCGTACCCGCCTCGCTCTCCGCCACCCAGCTGCTCCGCCTCGCCGAGGACCCGGACGCCTTCGCACGCGAGCTGGCCCGCCCGATGCCCCGCCCGCCCCAGCCCGCCGCCCGCCGGGGCACCCGCTTCCACGCCTGGGTCGAGTCCCGCTACGAGGAACTCCCGCTGCCGATGCTCGGCCCCGACGAACTCCCCGGCAGAGGCGACGGCTACCACGAGATCGACATCGCGGACGAGCGCGAGCTCGCCGAGCTGAAGGAGGCGTTCGAACGGACGGAGTACGCCCGCCGCACCCCGTACCGGGTCGAGACCCCGTTCCAGATCTCGCTCGCGGGCCGGGTCGTCCGGGGCCGGATCGACGCGGTCTACCGGGCGGAGGACGGCACTGACGAGATCGTCGACTGGAAGACCAGCCGCCACCGCACCGCCGACCCGCTCCAGCTCGCCGTCTACCGGCTCGCCTGGGCCGAACTCCACGACGTGCCGCTCGAATCCGTCACCGCCACCTTCCTCTACGTCCGCACGGGGGAGACCGTCCGGCCCCGCTCACTGCCCGGCCGGCCGGAGCTGGAGCGCCTGCTCCTGGACGACCCACCGTCGCGGGCCCGTTAG
- a CDS encoding dipeptidase: MSDTPDSAVQPYIEQHREAFLDDLAAWLRIPSVSAQPEHAGDVRRSAAWLSEKLGETGFPVCEVWETPGAPAVFAEWPSDDPEAPVVLVYGHHDVQPAAREDGWHTDPFEPVVRDGRMYGRGAADDKGQVFFHTLGVRAHLAATGRTTPAVHLKLLIEGEEESGSPHFRALVEERAGRLAADAVIVSDTGMWDENTPTVCTGMRGLAECEIELYGPERDIHSGSFGGAVPNPATEVARLVAALHDERGRVTVPGFYDHVAELTDAERALFAALPFDEAAWLRTAKSTAARGEDGYSTLERVWARPTAEVNGIGGGYQGDGSKTVIPASALVKISFRLVDGQDPDRVEKLVRTWAESRIPAGIRHRITFAPATRPCLTPLDHPALQALARAMGRAFGKEILFTREGGSGPAADLGDVLDVPVLFLGISVPSDGWHAPDEKVELALLFKGVETTAHLWGELAAALRRNN; the protein is encoded by the coding sequence ATGAGCGACACCCCGGACAGCGCCGTCCAGCCGTACATCGAGCAGCACCGCGAAGCCTTCCTCGACGACCTCGCGGCATGGCTCCGCATCCCCTCCGTCTCCGCCCAGCCGGAGCACGCCGGGGACGTACGGCGCAGCGCCGCATGGCTGTCCGAGAAGCTCGGGGAGACCGGTTTCCCGGTCTGCGAGGTCTGGGAGACCCCGGGTGCCCCGGCGGTCTTCGCCGAGTGGCCCTCCGACGACCCCGAGGCCCCCGTCGTCCTGGTCTACGGCCACCACGACGTGCAGCCCGCGGCCCGCGAGGACGGCTGGCACACCGACCCGTTCGAGCCGGTCGTCCGGGACGGACGGATGTACGGACGAGGCGCCGCGGACGACAAGGGCCAGGTGTTCTTCCACACACTCGGCGTCCGCGCCCACCTCGCCGCGACCGGCCGCACCACCCCGGCCGTGCACCTCAAGCTCCTGATCGAGGGCGAGGAGGAGTCCGGCTCCCCGCACTTCCGCGCCCTGGTCGAGGAGCGGGCCGGGCGCCTCGCCGCCGACGCCGTGATCGTCTCCGACACCGGCATGTGGGACGAGAACACCCCGACCGTCTGCACCGGCATGCGCGGCCTCGCCGAATGCGAGATCGAGCTGTACGGCCCCGAGCGGGACATCCACTCCGGATCGTTCGGGGGCGCCGTCCCCAACCCCGCGACCGAGGTGGCCCGGCTGGTCGCCGCCCTCCACGACGAGCGGGGCCGCGTCACCGTCCCCGGCTTCTACGACCACGTGGCCGAGCTGACCGACGCCGAGCGCGCTCTCTTCGCCGCCCTCCCCTTCGACGAGGCCGCGTGGCTGCGCACCGCCAAGTCCACCGCCGCCCGCGGCGAGGACGGGTACTCCACTCTGGAGCGCGTCTGGGCGCGGCCCACCGCCGAGGTCAACGGCATCGGCGGCGGCTACCAGGGCGACGGCAGCAAGACCGTCATCCCCGCCTCCGCGCTGGTCAAGATCAGCTTCCGGCTGGTGGACGGCCAGGACCCGGACCGGGTGGAGAAGCTCGTACGGACCTGGGCGGAGAGCCGGATCCCGGCCGGTATCCGCCACCGGATCACCTTCGCCCCCGCGACCCGGCCCTGTCTGACCCCGCTGGACCACCCCGCCCTCCAGGCCCTCGCCCGGGCCATGGGGCGGGCCTTCGGCAAGGAGATCCTCTTCACCCGGGAGGGGGGCTCCGGCCCCGCCGCCGACCTCGGGGACGTACTCGACGTCCCCGTCCTCTTCCTCGGCATCTCCGTACCGTCCGACGGCTGGCACGCACCCGACGAGAAGGTCGAGCTCGCCCTCCTCTTCAAGGGCGTGGAGACGACCGCCCACCTCTGGGGTGAGCTGGCCGCCGCTCTCCGCCGAAACAACTGA
- a CDS encoding ATP-dependent DNA helicase UvrD2 yields the protein MTAATHSTLFPQVPESPDAVLEGLDPEQREVALATHGPVCVLAGAGTGKTRAITHRIAYGVRSGIVQPATVLAVTFTNRAAGEMRGRLRQLGASGVQARTFHSAALRQLQYFWPKAVGGELPRLLERKVQLVAEAAARCEVRLDRNELRDTTSEIEWSKVTQTVPADYPAAVAKSLRDAPRDPAEIAKIYAMYEQLKRERSVIDFEDVLLLTVAILQDRQDIADHVRAQYQHFVVDEYQDVSPLQQRLLDLWVGDRDNLCVVGDASQTIYSFTGATPDHLLNFRTAHPNATVVKLVRDYRSTPQVVHLANGLLSQASGRAAEHRLELVSQREKGPEPAYTEYADEPAEAEGTARRIRDLVAAGVPAGEIAVLYRVNSQSAVYEQALADAGVPYQLRGAERFFERREVREAWVALRGAARAGRNDALLDGAEGLPSQVRAVLSTQGWTHRPPAGSGAVRDRWESLAALVRLAEDFEVAKPGATLTDLVRELDERAAAQHAPTVQGVTLASLHAAKGLEWDAVFLVGLTEGMMPIAYAKTDEQVEEERRLLYVGITRARFHLALSWAMSRSPGGRAGRRPTRFLNGLRPGSGAGGRGGAGGGGGIDRGTGTGATATTRATEGTVQRKPWGPVRCRVCGRTLTEAGEMKLMRCEDCPSDMDEALYERLHAWRAARARELSQPAWCVFTDKTLMAIAEAVPGSERELVTIPGVGNRKMGRFGSDVLAICAGEDGDEGDREGAAGG from the coding sequence GTGACAGCAGCAACGCACTCCACCCTCTTCCCCCAGGTTCCCGAGTCCCCGGACGCGGTCCTGGAAGGGCTCGACCCCGAGCAGCGCGAGGTAGCCCTCGCCACGCACGGGCCGGTGTGCGTGCTGGCCGGAGCGGGCACGGGCAAGACCCGCGCGATCACCCACCGCATCGCCTACGGCGTCCGCTCCGGAATCGTCCAGCCGGCGACGGTGCTGGCCGTCACCTTCACCAACCGGGCAGCCGGGGAGATGCGCGGACGCCTCCGCCAGCTCGGCGCCTCCGGGGTCCAGGCGCGCACCTTCCACTCCGCCGCCCTGCGCCAGCTCCAGTACTTCTGGCCGAAAGCAGTCGGTGGTGAGCTGCCCCGGCTGCTGGAACGCAAGGTGCAGCTGGTCGCCGAAGCGGCGGCCCGCTGCGAGGTCCGCCTCGACCGGAACGAACTCCGTGACACCACCAGCGAGATCGAGTGGTCCAAGGTCACCCAGACCGTTCCCGCCGACTACCCGGCGGCCGTCGCCAAGAGCCTGCGCGACGCCCCCCGCGATCCCGCGGAGATCGCCAAGATCTACGCGATGTACGAACAGCTCAAGCGCGAGCGGTCCGTGATCGACTTCGAGGACGTGCTGCTGCTCACCGTGGCGATCCTCCAGGACCGCCAGGACATCGCCGACCACGTCCGCGCCCAGTACCAGCACTTCGTGGTCGACGAGTACCAGGACGTCAGCCCGCTCCAGCAGAGGCTGCTCGACCTCTGGGTGGGCGACCGGGACAACCTCTGTGTCGTGGGCGACGCCAGCCAGACGATCTACTCCTTCACCGGGGCCACCCCCGACCACCTGCTGAACTTCCGCACCGCCCACCCGAACGCCACCGTGGTCAAGCTCGTCCGTGACTACCGCTCCACCCCCCAGGTCGTACACCTCGCCAACGGTCTGCTGAGCCAGGCGAGCGGACGGGCCGCCGAGCACCGGCTCGAACTCGTCTCCCAGCGGGAGAAGGGCCCGGAGCCCGCCTACACCGAGTACGCCGACGAGCCGGCCGAGGCGGAAGGCACCGCCCGCCGCATCCGCGACCTCGTCGCCGCCGGCGTGCCGGCGGGCGAGATCGCCGTCCTCTACCGGGTGAACTCCCAGTCCGCGGTCTACGAGCAGGCACTCGCCGACGCCGGAGTGCCCTACCAGCTCCGCGGCGCCGAGCGGTTTTTCGAGCGCCGGGAGGTCCGCGAGGCGTGGGTGGCCCTGCGCGGCGCCGCCCGTGCCGGACGGAACGACGCCCTGCTCGACGGAGCCGAAGGGCTGCCCTCCCAGGTGCGGGCGGTGCTCTCTACCCAGGGCTGGACGCACCGACCGCCCGCCGGATCCGGTGCGGTGCGCGACCGCTGGGAGTCCCTGGCCGCGCTGGTCCGCCTGGCCGAGGACTTCGAAGTCGCCAAGCCCGGTGCGACGCTCACCGATCTCGTCCGGGAACTGGACGAACGCGCAGCCGCCCAGCACGCCCCGACCGTCCAGGGCGTCACCCTGGCCTCGCTGCACGCGGCCAAAGGGCTGGAGTGGGACGCGGTCTTCCTGGTCGGACTGACCGAGGGCATGATGCCGATCGCCTACGCCAAGACCGACGAGCAGGTCGAGGAGGAACGCCGCCTCCTGTACGTCGGGATCACCCGGGCCCGCTTCCACCTCGCGCTCTCCTGGGCGATGTCCCGCTCTCCGGGGGGCCGGGCCGGCCGGCGGCCCACCCGCTTCCTCAACGGACTGCGCCCCGGCTCCGGTGCGGGCGGCCGCGGCGGAGCTGGAGGCGGCGGAGGCATCGACCGCGGGACGGGCACGGGAGCCACCGCCACGACCAGGGCCACCGAAGGCACCGTCCAGCGCAAGCCGTGGGGTCCGGTGCGGTGCCGGGTCTGCGGCCGGACACTGACCGAGGCCGGCGAGATGAAGCTGATGCGCTGCGAGGACTGCCCCTCGGACATGGACGAGGCGCTCTACGAAAGGTTGCACGCCTGGCGGGCCGCCCGGGCCCGGGAGCTCTCCCAACCCGCCTGGTGCGTGTTCACCGACAAGACCCTGATGGCCATCGCGGAGGCCGTGCCCGGCAGCGAGCGCGAACTCGTCACCATCCCGGGCGTCGGGAACCGCAAAATGGGCCGCTTCGGGAGCGACGTGCTGGCCATCTGCGCAGGTGAGGACGGAGACGAGGGGGACCGGGAGGGTGCCGCAGGAGGGTGA
- the nudC gene encoding NAD(+) diphosphatase, giving the protein MSTFDTDHTDRPIGLTAPSGIDRAAHHRLDEAWLAVAWSHPTTKVFVVSGGQVLVDDTADGGTEIVMTPAFEAPLTETHRYFLGTDEDGVSYFALQKDSLPGRMDQQARPAGLREAGLLLSARDAGLMVHAVALENWQRLHRFCSRCGERTMIAAAGHIRRCQACGAEHYPRTDPAVIMLVVDDQDRALLGRQVHWPEGRFSTLAGFVEPGESIEQSVAREVLEEAGITVGDVEYVASQPWPFPSSLMLGFMARATTSEIDVDGDEIEEARWFSRDELTEAFESGAVLPPNGISIAARLIEMWYGKPLPKARPLG; this is encoded by the coding sequence GTGAGTACCTTCGACACCGACCACACCGACCGTCCCATCGGTCTCACCGCACCGAGCGGCATCGACCGCGCGGCCCACCACCGTCTGGACGAGGCGTGGCTCGCCGTCGCCTGGAGCCACCCCACCACCAAGGTCTTCGTCGTCTCCGGCGGCCAGGTGCTGGTCGACGACACCGCCGACGGCGGTACCGAGATCGTCATGACGCCGGCCTTCGAGGCCCCGCTGACCGAGACCCACCGCTACTTCCTCGGCACCGACGAGGACGGCGTCAGCTACTTCGCCCTCCAGAAGGACTCGCTGCCCGGCCGGATGGACCAGCAGGCCCGGCCCGCCGGGCTGCGCGAGGCGGGTCTGCTGCTCAGCGCCCGGGACGCCGGTCTGATGGTGCACGCGGTGGCCCTGGAGAACTGGCAGCGGCTGCACCGCTTCTGCTCCCGCTGCGGCGAGCGCACCATGATCGCCGCGGCCGGCCACATCCGCCGCTGCCAGGCGTGCGGCGCCGAGCACTACCCCCGGACCGACCCCGCGGTGATCATGCTGGTCGTCGACGACCAGGACCGCGCCCTCCTCGGCCGCCAGGTGCACTGGCCCGAGGGCCGCTTCTCGACGCTCGCAGGGTTCGTGGAGCCCGGCGAGTCCATAGAGCAGTCGGTCGCCCGCGAGGTGCTGGAAGAGGCCGGGATCACCGTCGGCGACGTCGAGTACGTCGCCAGCCAGCCCTGGCCCTTCCCCTCCAGCCTGATGCTCGGCTTCATGGCGCGGGCGACCACGTCGGAGATCGACGTGGACGGGGACGAGATCGAGGAGGCCCGCTGGTTCTCCCGCGACGAGCTGACCGAGGCCTTCGAGTCCGGCGCGGTGCTGCCCCCGAACGGCATCTCCATCGCCGCCCGGCTCATCGAGATGTGGTACGGCAAGCCCCTGCCGAAGGCCCGCCCGCTGGGCTGA